In the Deinococcus ficus genome, one interval contains:
- a CDS encoding cation:proton antiporter — translation MPIGQLFLELGTVIMVLALGGRAAGRLGITPIPLYLIAGILLQLLLHLGEDPEHFIHTGAELGAILLLFTLGLEYSSQELRDNLSANRQLGVLDLLLNFTPGLIAGVLLGFPPLGAALLGGVTYLTSSGIASKILSDLGRLGNRETPTILAVCVLEDIVMAVYLPIMAALLLGGSLLAVGVNLFVALAAFGLAFFLAMRYGDTLSRVMNVDSDEALLLGVLGLVLIVAGAADLLKVSAAIGAFLVGIALSGPVAERARHQIEPLRDLFAAVFFVLFGLQLDLGRVPDVIVPALILAVLTGATKFWVGWTGAARAGVQTRGRYRAGTTLIPRGEFSILIAGLGAGLTPVLGPLAAVYVLLTALIGPVLARFDAQLAPLLDRRRT, via the coding sequence GTGCCGATAGGCCAGCTGTTCCTGGAACTCGGGACGGTGATCATGGTCCTCGCGCTCGGCGGGCGGGCCGCCGGGCGGCTGGGGATTACCCCCATCCCCCTGTACCTGATCGCCGGCATCCTGCTGCAACTGCTGCTGCACCTGGGCGAGGACCCGGAGCACTTCATCCACACCGGCGCGGAACTCGGCGCGATCCTGCTGCTGTTCACGCTGGGCCTGGAGTACAGCAGCCAGGAACTGCGCGACAACCTCAGCGCCAACCGGCAACTGGGCGTGCTGGACCTGCTGCTGAACTTCACGCCGGGCCTGATCGCCGGCGTCCTGCTGGGCTTCCCGCCGCTGGGCGCCGCGCTGCTGGGCGGCGTCACGTACCTGACGTCCAGCGGCATCGCCAGCAAGATCCTCTCGGACCTGGGCCGCCTCGGGAACCGCGAGACGCCCACCATCCTGGCCGTGTGCGTGCTGGAAGACATCGTGATGGCCGTGTACCTGCCCATTATGGCCGCGCTGCTGCTCGGCGGGAGCCTGCTCGCCGTGGGCGTGAACCTGTTCGTGGCGCTCGCCGCGTTCGGCCTGGCGTTCTTCCTCGCCATGCGCTACGGCGACACCCTGTCCCGCGTGATGAACGTGGACAGCGACGAGGCGCTGCTGCTGGGCGTGCTGGGCCTGGTGCTGATCGTGGCCGGCGCCGCGGACCTGCTGAAGGTCAGCGCCGCCATCGGCGCGTTCCTGGTGGGCATCGCGCTGTCCGGCCCGGTCGCCGAACGCGCCCGGCACCAGATCGAGCCGCTGCGCGACCTGTTCGCCGCGGTGTTCTTCGTGCTGTTCGGCCTGCAACTGGACCTGGGGCGCGTGCCGGACGTGATCGTGCCCGCCCTGATTCTGGCCGTGCTGACCGGCGCCACCAAGTTCTGGGTGGGCTGGACCGGCGCTGCCCGCGCCGGCGTGCAGACCCGCGGCCGCTACCGCGCCGGCACCACCCTGATTCCCCGCGGGGAGTTCAGCATCCTGATCGCCGGGCTGGGGGCCGGGCTCACGCCCGTGCTGGGGCCGCTCGCGGCGGTGTACGTGCTGCTCACGGCCCTGATCGGCCCGGTGCTGGCCCGCTTCGACGCGCAGCTTGCGCCGCTGCTGGACCGTCGGCGCACCTAG
- a CDS encoding cation:proton antiporter regulatory subunit: protein MVKVDETALPGLGMRYDFDGRFGKRVGVITHRDGRREIFVAPKDDPDATEKSVILTEDESAVVADLLGGSTVTRRMAQTMQDIEGLAMDWLPFEAGSPYAGVPLGQTMMRTRTGASIVAVIRDGQAVPAPGPEFILQGGDTIVVVGTPNGVKRAAKLLNGESVEPPPLRTGPTR, encoded by the coding sequence ATGGTGAAAGTGGACGAGACCGCGCTGCCCGGCCTGGGCATGCGTTACGACTTCGACGGCCGGTTCGGCAAACGCGTGGGCGTCATCACGCACCGCGACGGCCGGCGCGAGATCTTCGTGGCCCCCAAGGACGACCCGGACGCCACCGAGAAAAGCGTCATCCTGACCGAGGACGAGTCCGCCGTGGTCGCCGACCTGCTCGGCGGCAGCACCGTCACCCGCCGCATGGCGCAGACCATGCAGGACATCGAGGGTCTCGCCATGGACTGGCTGCCCTTCGAGGCGGGCAGCCCCTACGCCGGCGTGCCGCTGGGCCAGACCATGATGCGCACCCGCACCGGCGCGAGCATCGTGGCCGTTATCCGGGACGGGCAGGCCGTGCCTGCGCCCGGCCCGGAATTCATCCTGCAAGGCGGCGACACCATCGTGGTGGTCGGCACGCCGAACGGCGTGAAACGCGCCGCGAAACTCCTGAACGGCGAGAGCGTGGAACCGCCGCCCCTGCGGACGGGGCCCACCCGATGA